In a single window of the Chiloscyllium punctatum isolate Juve2018m chromosome 25, sChiPun1.3, whole genome shotgun sequence genome:
- the LOC140495885 gene encoding claudin-2-like codes for MANTAMQLVALIVCIIGMVGTLSATIMPHWRITAHIGANVVTAIVYMKGLWWACAMFSTGVFQCETYNSVLELPADLQTARAMMVISVGLSLLAITISVVGMKCTVCAKDSPIKDKVAGTGGVFFIIAGLAGLVPVAWTMNGVILNFNNPLIPGDLKFEIGESLYLGVVAAMLSIIGGVMLSLSFIGRRTEPYSRRPMSYQNPAANRSAPAPSAATVQSKAAKSEFNSYNLTGYV; via the coding sequence ATGGCTAACACTGCCATGCAATTAGTAGCTTTGATCGTATGCATAATCGGCATGGTTGGGACATTGTCAGCTACTATTATGCCCCACTGGAGGATCACGGCACACATTGGAGCAAATGTTGTAACTGCTATTGTCTACATGAAAGGATTATGGTGGGCATGTGCCATGTTCAGTACTGGTGTTTTCCAATGCGAAACTTACAACTCAGTCCTGGAACTGCCGGCAGACCTGCAAACTGCCCGTGCCATGATGGTTATTTCAGTTGGTCTCTCATTACTGGCTATAACAATCTCTGTGGTTGGCATGAAATGCACAGTGTGTGCCAAGGATTCTCCAATAAAAGACAAGGTTGCTGGCACCGGAGGAGTTTTCTTTATCATAGCTGGCCTAGCGGGATTGGTGCCAGTGGCATGGACAATGAATGGAGTGATACTGAATTTCAACAATCCATTGATTCCTGGTGACCTCAAGTTTGAGATTGGTGAGTCTTTGTACCTTGGGGTCGTTGCTGCGATGCTGTCCATCATTGGAGGAGTCATGCTGTCCCTGTCATTTATAGGTAGGAGAACTGAGCCCTACAGTAGACGACCAATGTCCTACCAGAATCCTGCAGCCAACCGCTCTGCACCTGCTCCATCGGCTGCAACTGTTCAGTCAAAAGCAGCAAAATCGGAATTCAACTCCTACAATCTGACTGGTTATGTGTAG